A region from the Micrococcus cohnii genome encodes:
- a CDS encoding sodium-dependent transporter — MPTVHTAAKPRPKRSREEFTGRWAFILAAVGSAVGLGNIWRFPYVAYENGGGAFILPYLIALLTAGIPLLFFDYAIGHRFRGAPPLAWRRLHPKAEWIGWVQVLVCLVIGVYYAAIIAWSIMYTWFSVDQRWGEDPEGFFMGEYLRAADDPMPSFDFVGPVLIPMIVVWTLLILLMGFGIRRGVARASMIGMPILVLMFLILVGLSVTLPGAVDGLNTFFTPNWSVLTDPAVWIAAYGQIFFSLSVGFGIMVTYASYLKRRTNLTSSGLVVGFSNSGFEVLAGIGVFSALGFMAQAQGVAVGEVVSGGIGLAFIAFPALISEAPAGAVIGVLFFGSLVVAGFTSMISILEVVVSAVKDKLGLGRWAAVIGVNGVCALVSLFLFGTTSGMSLLDVTDAFVNNIGIVGAALVAVLMVSGVLGRLDMLRRHLNAVSSFKLGEFYKVLVAIVLPIVLSYTLLSWITTTLKEGYGDFPAHFLGIFGWGMMGLVIVLAVGLSLLPWSATSGLNAEESVNEDLAAELVYEDGTPVPSPTGELPVVAGARPAAQPRSTKED, encoded by the coding sequence ATGCCCACCGTCCACACAGCGGCCAAGCCACGGCCGAAGCGATCACGTGAGGAGTTCACGGGCCGCTGGGCCTTCATCCTCGCCGCGGTCGGCTCGGCCGTCGGCCTCGGCAACATCTGGCGCTTCCCCTACGTTGCCTATGAGAACGGCGGCGGAGCGTTCATCCTGCCGTATCTGATCGCCCTGCTCACGGCGGGCATTCCGCTGTTGTTCTTCGACTACGCCATCGGCCACCGCTTCCGCGGCGCCCCGCCGTTGGCCTGGCGGCGGCTGCATCCGAAGGCCGAGTGGATCGGCTGGGTGCAGGTGCTCGTCTGCCTCGTGATCGGCGTGTACTACGCCGCGATCATCGCCTGGTCGATCATGTACACCTGGTTCTCCGTCGACCAGCGCTGGGGAGAGGACCCCGAGGGCTTCTTTATGGGGGAGTACCTGCGCGCCGCCGATGACCCGATGCCCTCGTTCGACTTCGTCGGCCCCGTGCTGATCCCGATGATCGTGGTCTGGACGCTGCTGATTCTGCTCATGGGCTTCGGCATTCGCCGCGGTGTCGCCCGCGCCTCGATGATCGGCATGCCGATCCTCGTGCTGATGTTCCTGATCCTGGTCGGCCTGTCGGTGACTCTGCCGGGCGCGGTCGACGGCCTGAACACCTTCTTCACCCCGAACTGGTCCGTGCTGACCGACCCGGCGGTGTGGATCGCCGCCTACGGGCAGATCTTCTTCTCCCTCTCGGTGGGCTTCGGCATCATGGTCACCTACGCCTCCTACCTCAAGCGCCGCACGAACCTCACCTCGTCGGGCCTGGTGGTGGGCTTCTCCAACTCGGGCTTCGAGGTCCTCGCCGGCATCGGCGTCTTCTCGGCGCTCGGGTTCATGGCGCAGGCGCAGGGCGTGGCCGTGGGCGAGGTCGTCAGCGGCGGCATCGGCCTGGCCTTCATCGCCTTCCCTGCCCTGATCTCCGAAGCGCCCGCCGGTGCGGTCATCGGTGTGCTGTTCTTCGGCTCCCTCGTGGTCGCCGGCTTCACGTCGATGATCTCGATCCTCGAGGTCGTCGTCTCGGCGGTGAAGGACAAGCTGGGTCTTGGCCGCTGGGCCGCGGTGATCGGCGTCAACGGCGTCTGCGCCCTGGTCTCGCTGTTCCTGTTCGGCACCACCTCGGGCATGAGCCTGCTCGACGTCACCGACGCGTTCGTGAACAACATCGGCATCGTCGGCGCGGCCCTGGTGGCGGTGCTCATGGTCTCCGGCGTCCTCGGCCGACTCGACATGCTGCGCCGCCACCTCAACGCGGTCTCGTCGTTCAAGCTCGGCGAGTTCTACAAGGTGCTCGTGGCGATCGTCCTGCCGATCGTGCTGTCCTACACCCTGCTCTCGTGGATCACGACGACCCTCAAGGAGGGCTACGGCGACTTCCCGGCGCACTTCCTCGGCATCTTCGGCTGGGGGATGATGGGCCTGGTCATCGTCCTGGCCGTCGGGCTGTCCCTGCTGCCCTGGTCGGCGACCTCCGGGCTCAACGCGGAGGAGAGCGTGAACGAGGACCTGGCCGCGGAGCTCGTCTACGAGGACGGCACCCCGGTGCCGAGCCCGACGGGGGAGCTCCCCGTCGTCGCCGGTGCCCGCCCCGCGGCCCAGCCGCGTTCGACGAAGGAGGACTGA
- a CDS encoding NUDIX hydrolase produces MRPARPVVTVLVVRDGPQGPEVLVRQRAESSAERSRLVLPGGAPEEEDADACDWFGPSPKQWARRLDVSHVRVARQYVMAAVRTLFEETGLLLAGTGEDDVVPDPHTPLWSAGRSSLETGAEGLPSQLARRGLGVRTDLLHPVTRWVSPAEDDRRVDAWIFAVSVPPGQQPVGRDGAACRDEENCPGALQWMPAVTLDEDAGLQCSSMVRAAVDCVVRSSCAAGFLLGLSARADS; encoded by the coding sequence GTGCGCCCTGCACGCCCGGTCGTGACGGTGTTGGTGGTGCGCGACGGCCCGCAGGGCCCGGAGGTGCTCGTGCGGCAGCGGGCGGAGTCGTCCGCCGAGCGCAGCCGGCTCGTGCTGCCCGGAGGCGCCCCCGAGGAGGAGGACGCGGACGCGTGCGACTGGTTCGGTCCTTCCCCCAAGCAGTGGGCTCGACGGCTCGATGTGTCCCATGTGCGCGTGGCGCGTCAATACGTCATGGCGGCCGTGCGCACGCTCTTTGAGGAGACGGGCCTGCTGCTGGCCGGCACCGGCGAGGACGACGTCGTCCCCGATCCGCACACGCCGCTGTGGTCCGCAGGCCGATCGAGCCTGGAGACGGGGGCCGAGGGGCTGCCCAGCCAGCTGGCCCGACGGGGACTGGGCGTGCGCACCGATCTGCTGCACCCGGTGACCCGTTGGGTCAGCCCGGCCGAGGACGACCGCCGCGTCGACGCGTGGATCTTCGCCGTCTCCGTGCCACCGGGCCAGCAGCCCGTCGGACGTGACGGCGCGGCCTGCCGGGATGAGGAGAACTGCCCGGGCGCGCTGCAGTGGATGCCGGCGGTCACGCTGGACGAGGACGCCGGGCTGCAGTGCTCCTCGATGGTGCGCGCCGCCGTGGACTGCGTCGTGCGCAGCTCGTGCGCGGCGGGGTTCCTGCTGGGGCTCTCGGCCCGGGCCGACAGCTGA
- a CDS encoding metallophosphoesterase yields the protein MPMTSTLGRAAVGLAAAGATAGAWGLAEASAYTVRTHRVAALPPGSAPLRVLHLSDVHLLPWHRRRLAWLSRLGVTRPDLVVNTGDNIASDRSITPLLEAFGPLLEVPGVFVPGSNDYYAPKRANPLRYFAGPSKVEASTRRRLDSDGLFGRFVEAGWRDLTNRSVSVEVGSAAPLEVLAAGTDDPHLGLDEFGGFTAATHGPSDEVFTLGVTHAPYRRVLDAMVTDGADMVLAGHTHGGQVCLPFFGALVTNCDLPRRQASGLSTWSAGGRTVPLEVSAGIGAAPAMPLRFACRPEAVVLDLVARL from the coding sequence ATGCCGATGACCTCGACCCTCGGGCGCGCTGCGGTCGGCCTGGCCGCCGCCGGGGCCACCGCTGGAGCGTGGGGGCTGGCGGAGGCGAGCGCATACACGGTGCGCACACACCGGGTCGCCGCCCTGCCTCCCGGCTCGGCGCCGCTGCGCGTGCTGCACCTCTCGGACGTGCACCTGTTGCCGTGGCACCGCCGCCGCCTGGCCTGGCTCTCGCGCCTGGGCGTGACGCGGCCAGACCTGGTGGTGAACACGGGCGACAACATCGCCTCGGACCGCTCGATCACCCCGCTGCTCGAGGCCTTCGGCCCGTTGCTCGAGGTGCCGGGCGTGTTCGTGCCCGGCTCCAACGACTACTACGCGCCGAAGCGTGCCAATCCGCTGCGGTACTTCGCGGGACCCTCAAAGGTCGAGGCCTCGACGCGCCGTCGCCTGGACAGCGACGGGCTGTTCGGGCGGTTCGTCGAGGCCGGCTGGCGCGACCTGACGAACCGCTCCGTGTCCGTCGAGGTCGGCTCCGCCGCGCCGCTCGAGGTGCTCGCCGCGGGCACGGACGACCCGCACCTGGGCCTCGACGAGTTCGGCGGCTTCACCGCGGCAACCCACGGTCCCAGCGACGAGGTCTTCACGCTCGGGGTCACCCACGCCCCGTACCGGCGGGTGCTCGACGCGATGGTGACCGACGGGGCGGACATGGTGCTGGCCGGTCATACCCACGGCGGCCAGGTGTGCCTGCCGTTCTTCGGGGCGCTGGTCACGAACTGCGATCTCCCCCGTCGTCAGGCCTCGGGCCTGTCCACGTGGAGCGCCGGAGGGCGCACGGTGCCGCTCGAGGTGTCCGCGGGCATCGGCGCGGCCCCCGCCATGCCGCTGCGCTTCGCCTGCCGCCCCGAGGCCGTCGTGCTGGATCTGGTCGCCCGTCTCTGA
- a CDS encoding RidA family protein → MPEQQNAGWGLGRAAERLAALGITKPEVAAAVGSYVPAVRDGNLVLTSGQLPFVDGALEAAGKVGADVDGVDPEQAQRLARRCTVNALAAVHAVLGGLEQVEQVVKVVGFVASDPSFTAQPTVVNGASDLLAEVFGDAGRHARSAVGVAVLPLDAPVEVELTVRAR, encoded by the coding sequence ATGCCCGAGCAGCAGAACGCCGGCTGGGGGCTGGGCCGCGCGGCCGAGCGCCTGGCCGCGCTGGGCATCACGAAGCCGGAGGTCGCCGCCGCGGTGGGCAGCTATGTCCCGGCCGTGCGCGACGGCAATCTCGTCCTCACCTCCGGGCAGCTGCCGTTCGTCGACGGTGCCCTCGAGGCTGCCGGCAAGGTGGGGGCCGACGTCGACGGCGTGGACCCCGAGCAGGCGCAGCGGCTGGCTCGGCGCTGCACCGTCAACGCGCTCGCCGCCGTGCACGCCGTGCTGGGCGGGCTCGAGCAGGTGGAACAGGTCGTCAAGGTCGTCGGATTCGTGGCCTCGGACCCGTCCTTCACCGCGCAGCCGACCGTCGTGAACGGCGCCTCGGACCTGCTCGCCGAGGTCTTCGGTGACGCCGGTCGACACGCGCGTTCTGCGGTGGGTGTGGCCGTCCTGCCCCTGGACGCCCCCGTCGAGGTCGAGCTCACTGTTCGTGCGCGCTGA
- a CDS encoding transglycosylase domain-containing protein: MAQRKSPSKDTATPLGRLLKFLGFSALAGLLVAGLMLPAAGIVGAGANAGSAMLGALPSSLPDEPVAVPSKVVTSDGKEIATFYEENRKPVKLEDIAPSMRQAIVAIEDERFYEHGGVDPRGLARAMANNATSDSTQGASTLTQQYVNNVLINSQMLRGDSRLTLSGSKEISDKVKEMKLAVEAEKTMTKDEILEGYLNLVLFQGRAYGVEAAAQYVFGKSAKDLEIWESATLAGMVQSPTGYNPETNPEGAKARRNTVLGAMLKNDYITQQEHDHAVKQPLEVTMESLPTGCLAAEFGQYFCDYVERQVLASPAFGPDATSRKAMLHRGGLTIRTTLDSKLQKAAEKEVKEQVPNDESAGIGASLLTLEPGTGNIKAMAQNTDYSLGSGKGETSMNFNVDREWGGGAGFQAGSTFKPFVALAWLRNGNKLIDTVPADTDHYPMGTRFAASCRDSGYVTVGAPWDLSNVVQGLKKQDRIDEGLFWSVNTPTVAAAYMTDLCDITSLMTELGVRKADDSMPISPDSPAFLLGSDSIAPMSLARSFNALAADGLYCEPRVFESVTDRSGREYAVPDPECRQVIDKEHVHELSPVLQGIADLNILQDEADFAAAGKTGTNNNMSSTWFVGYTDKLTTASWVGRWTNQKTLAGETINGKKYEEFYGTEIGGPLWRAYMEAANEKYKPGELPDYDGPQFKDHGVEGSHPAGTDYTLDDIERPGPTPDDSAED, translated from the coding sequence ATGGCGCAGCGCAAGTCACCCTCCAAGGACACCGCGACGCCCCTTGGCCGACTCCTGAAGTTCCTGGGATTCTCGGCGCTGGCGGGGCTGCTCGTGGCCGGACTCATGCTGCCCGCGGCCGGGATCGTCGGCGCGGGGGCGAACGCGGGTTCGGCGATGCTCGGGGCGCTGCCCTCATCACTTCCGGACGAGCCCGTCGCGGTCCCGTCCAAGGTGGTGACCTCCGACGGCAAGGAGATCGCGACCTTCTACGAAGAGAACCGCAAACCGGTGAAGCTCGAGGATATCGCCCCGTCGATGCGCCAGGCGATCGTCGCCATCGAGGACGAACGCTTCTATGAGCACGGCGGCGTCGACCCCCGCGGTCTGGCCCGCGCGATGGCGAACAACGCCACCTCGGACTCGACGCAGGGCGCATCCACCCTGACGCAGCAGTACGTGAACAACGTGCTCATCAACTCCCAGATGCTCCGCGGCGACTCGCGCCTGACCCTCTCCGGGTCCAAGGAGATTTCGGACAAGGTCAAGGAGATGAAGCTCGCGGTCGAGGCTGAGAAGACCATGACCAAGGACGAGATCCTCGAGGGGTATCTGAACCTCGTGCTCTTCCAGGGTCGCGCCTACGGCGTCGAGGCGGCCGCCCAGTACGTCTTCGGCAAGTCGGCCAAGGACCTCGAGATCTGGGAGTCCGCGACGCTGGCCGGCATGGTGCAGTCACCCACCGGCTACAACCCGGAGACCAACCCGGAGGGCGCCAAGGCACGCCGCAACACCGTGCTCGGCGCGATGCTCAAGAACGACTACATCACGCAGCAGGAGCACGACCACGCGGTCAAGCAGCCGCTGGAGGTCACGATGGAGTCGCTGCCCACCGGCTGCCTTGCCGCCGAGTTCGGCCAGTACTTCTGTGACTACGTCGAGCGGCAGGTCCTGGCGAGCCCGGCCTTCGGCCCGGATGCGACCTCGCGGAAAGCCATGCTGCACCGCGGGGGCCTGACGATCCGCACGACCCTCGACTCGAAGCTGCAGAAGGCGGCCGAGAAGGAGGTCAAGGAGCAGGTGCCCAACGACGAGTCCGCCGGCATCGGCGCCTCGCTGCTCACCCTCGAGCCGGGCACGGGCAACATCAAGGCGATGGCCCAGAACACCGACTACTCGCTCGGCAGCGGCAAGGGCGAGACCAGCATGAACTTCAATGTGGACCGCGAATGGGGCGGCGGCGCCGGCTTCCAGGCGGGATCCACGTTCAAGCCGTTCGTCGCGCTCGCCTGGCTGCGCAACGGGAACAAGCTGATCGACACCGTCCCGGCGGACACCGACCACTACCCCATGGGCACCCGCTTCGCGGCGTCCTGCCGCGACAGCGGCTACGTCACCGTCGGCGCGCCCTGGGACCTGAGCAACGTGGTGCAGGGCCTAAAGAAGCAGGACCGCATCGACGAGGGCCTGTTCTGGTCCGTCAACACCCCGACGGTTGCGGCCGCCTACATGACGGACCTGTGCGACATCACGTCGCTGATGACCGAGCTCGGCGTCCGCAAGGCGGACGACTCGATGCCCATCAGCCCGGACTCCCCCGCGTTCCTGCTGGGCTCGGACTCGATCGCACCGATGTCCCTGGCCCGCTCGTTCAACGCCCTGGCCGCGGACGGTCTGTACTGCGAGCCGCGGGTCTTCGAGTCGGTCACGGACCGCTCGGGCCGCGAGTATGCGGTGCCGGACCCGGAGTGCCGCCAGGTGATCGACAAGGAGCACGTGCACGAGCTGTCCCCGGTGCTGCAGGGCATCGCGGACCTGAACATCCTCCAGGACGAGGCGGACTTCGCCGCCGCCGGCAAGACCGGCACGAACAACAACATGTCCTCGACCTGGTTCGTCGGGTACACGGACAAGCTCACGACGGCCTCGTGGGTGGGACGCTGGACCAACCAGAAGACCCTCGCCGGCGAGACGATCAACGGCAAGAAGTACGAAGAGTTCTACGGCACCGAGATCGGCGGGCCCCTGTGGCGGGCCTACATGGAGGCGGCCAACGAGAAGTACAAGCCGGGCGAGCTTCCCGACTACGACGGTCCGCAGTTCAAGGACCACGGTGTCGAGGGCTCGCATCCGGCGGGAACCGACTACACGCTCGACGACATCGAGCGTCCCGGCCCCACGCCCGACGATTCCGCGGAGGACTGA
- a CDS encoding methionine/alanine import family NSS transporter small subunit → METSAVIMMIVAMATVWGGLALAMVNLVRHPDESSGDVPDDADPHLDDHRYEAEDEEAIPAYAPAERF, encoded by the coding sequence GTGGAGACCTCGGCAGTGATCATGATGATCGTGGCGATGGCCACCGTCTGGGGCGGCCTCGCCCTGGCCATGGTGAACCTGGTGCGCCATCCCGACGAGTCCTCGGGCGATGTGCCCGACGACGCGGACCCGCACCTGGACGACCACCGGTATGAGGCGGAGGACGAGGAGGCGATTCCGGCCTACGCGCCGGCCGAACGCTTCTGA
- a CDS encoding Crp/Fnr family transcriptional regulator: protein MDLEVLRKAPLFAHLDDEVFSILTSELTEVELSRGASAFHEGDQGDQLYVIMSGKIKLGRTASDGRENLVAVLGPGEIFGEMALFNPAPRSASATAVSATRLAGLRHENLRRAIGNSPEVSLQLLQALAQRLSKTNESLADLVFSDVPGRVAKALLDLADRFGRPAADGLLVAHDLTQEELAQLVGASRETVNKALAEFVQRGWIRLENRAVVVLDLQRLRQRSR, encoded by the coding sequence ATGGATCTCGAGGTTCTGCGCAAGGCACCGCTGTTCGCCCACCTGGATGACGAGGTGTTCTCCATCCTCACCTCCGAGCTGACCGAGGTCGAGCTCTCCCGCGGCGCCTCCGCCTTCCACGAGGGCGATCAGGGCGATCAGCTGTACGTGATCATGTCCGGCAAGATCAAGCTTGGCCGCACGGCCTCCGATGGCCGCGAGAACCTCGTCGCCGTCCTGGGCCCGGGTGAGATCTTCGGCGAGATGGCGCTGTTCAACCCGGCACCGCGCAGCGCGAGCGCCACCGCCGTCTCCGCGACCCGTTTGGCCGGCCTGCGCCATGAGAACCTGCGTCGGGCCATCGGCAACTCGCCCGAGGTCTCGCTGCAGCTGCTGCAGGCGCTCGCCCAGCGCCTGTCCAAGACCAACGAGTCCCTGGCGGACCTGGTGTTCTCCGATGTCCCGGGCCGTGTCGCCAAGGCCCTGCTGGACCTGGCCGACCGCTTCGGTCGCCCGGCCGCCGACGGTCTGCTCGTGGCCCACGACCTCACCCAGGAGGAGCTGGCCCAGCTGGTCGGCGCCTCCCGCGAGACCGTCAATAAGGCCCTCGCGGAGTTCGTGCAGCGCGGCTGGATCCGACTGGAGAACCGCGCCGTCGTGGTGCTCGACCTGCAGCGCCTGCGCCAGCGCTCCCGCTGA
- a CDS encoding MarP family serine protease — protein sequence MILGIAWLDLVLVALLVVALVQGHRRGLWIVAGTLLGFVAGAAAAFYAVPFVSRWVADPDWRWVAILGVVVALVGLGTTIGESVGGWIRLHVNLPVLRRVDRVLGALASVLVASVALSMLALGLGTLGLTPVTTEVNRSTVLTVIDRAMPDAGQRWLAQSRVAAAGLNMLPEVRVPAPGDSGAAADPADSAGSDGAPESRAIPSPSTQSSPGTGAEEEPVQAAPAPPKVRESVVRLSGLAAECGQTQNGTGVVIAPDRILTNAHVVAGVDAPTVETASREVYSGRVVHLDPQRDLAVVAVDGADLPVPETDADLEPGQEAHALGFPAGGPYVETPARVQGRTEALLSDIYGRTQGAVEIYQLNAEIVPGHSGGPLVTDDGQVAGLVFARAPGSSTLGYAIAGDEYEDLVDRAAGLERTLPAGACIPG from the coding sequence ATGATCCTCGGGATCGCCTGGCTGGACCTGGTCCTTGTGGCGCTGCTGGTGGTGGCGCTGGTGCAGGGGCATCGCCGTGGCCTGTGGATCGTCGCGGGCACGCTGCTGGGCTTCGTCGCCGGCGCCGCAGCGGCCTTCTATGCCGTCCCCTTCGTCTCCCGCTGGGTGGCCGACCCCGACTGGCGCTGGGTCGCTATCCTCGGCGTCGTCGTCGCGCTCGTCGGCCTCGGCACGACGATCGGCGAGAGTGTCGGAGGGTGGATCCGCCTGCACGTGAACCTGCCTGTGCTGCGGCGGGTGGACCGTGTACTCGGCGCCCTCGCTTCGGTGCTCGTGGCCTCTGTGGCGCTAAGCATGCTGGCGCTGGGGCTCGGCACGCTCGGCCTGACTCCCGTCACGACCGAGGTCAACCGGTCGACGGTGCTGACGGTGATCGACAGGGCGATGCCCGACGCCGGTCAGCGCTGGCTCGCGCAGTCGCGGGTGGCGGCCGCGGGCCTGAACATGCTCCCCGAGGTGCGGGTGCCCGCCCCGGGCGACTCCGGGGCCGCTGCCGACCCGGCCGATTCTGCGGGCTCGGACGGTGCCCCGGAGTCGAGGGCAATCCCGAGCCCGTCGACGCAGAGCTCCCCTGGCACCGGAGCGGAGGAAGAACCGGTGCAGGCCGCCCCGGCGCCGCCCAAGGTGAGGGAGTCGGTGGTGCGGCTCTCCGGCCTGGCTGCCGAATGCGGACAGACGCAGAACGGCACGGGCGTGGTCATCGCGCCGGACCGGATCCTCACCAATGCGCACGTGGTGGCCGGTGTGGACGCCCCGACCGTCGAGACAGCCTCCCGCGAGGTCTACTCCGGTCGCGTGGTGCATCTGGATCCGCAGCGCGACCTCGCCGTCGTCGCGGTCGACGGCGCCGACCTGCCGGTGCCCGAGACCGACGCGGACCTCGAACCGGGGCAGGAGGCCCACGCCCTCGGCTTCCCCGCGGGCGGGCCGTATGTGGAGACGCCGGCCCGGGTGCAGGGGCGCACCGAGGCGTTGCTGTCCGATATCTACGGGCGCACCCAGGGTGCCGTGGAGATCTACCAGTTGAACGCCGAGATCGTCCCCGGCCACTCCGGCGGACCGCTCGTGACCGACGACGGGCAGGTGGCGGGCCTCGTCTTCGCACGCGCGCCCGGCTCAAGCACGCTGGGCTACGCCATCGCCGGCGACGAGTACGAGGACCTCGTGGACCGCGCGGCCGGCCTCGAGAGGACGCTGCCGGCGGGCGCGTGCATCCCGGGCTGA